CAGGAAATTTCAGCGATGATTCTGCAGAAGCTTAAAAGCACTGCAGAAGACTATCTGGGAGAAAAAGTCACCGAGGCCGTGATTACAGTACCCGCCTACTATAACGATGCCCAGCGCAAAGCGACCAAAGAAGCAGGGAAAATTGCCGGCTTGGAGGTTCGCCGGATCATTAACGAGCCGACGGCAGCCGCACTTGCATATGGCCTGGGCAAACAGGATAAAGATCGTACAATCGCCGTCTATGACCTTGGTGGAGGCACCTACGACATCTCAATCTTGGACCTCGGCGGTGGCGTGTTTGAAGTAAAGTCAACCAACGGGGATACCCACCTTGGTGGTGATGACTTTGACCATAAACTGATTGATTACCTCGCGGACGAATTTCAAAAGTCTGAAGGTGTCGACTTGCGTGCCGACAAAATGGCATTGCAACGGTTGAAAGAAGCTGCCGAGAAAGCCAAAACAGAGCTTTCCAGTAGTAGCGAAACCTCCATCAATCTGCCATTCATTACTGCGACGGCGGACGGTCCCAAGCACCTGACCACCACACTGTCGAGAGCAAAATTTGAGCAGTTGATCGGTAACCTGGTGCAACGTACAGTTGCCCCAATGAAGCAAGCGCTCGAGGATGCCAAGCTTACGCGTGATCAGATTGATGAAGTCATCCTGGTTGGTGGTTCTACGAGAATTCCACTCGTACAAAAAACGGTAGAGGAGTTCTTTGGCAAGGCGCCAAATAAATCGGTCAACCCCGATGAGGTCGTGGCCATGGGTGCAGCAATTCAGGGTGGTGTATTGTCTCAGGACATTGACGATGTTCTGTTGCTTGATGTAACTCCGCTCAACCTGGGGATCGAAACCCTTGGTGGTGTCATGACTGCGCTGATTGAGTCAAACACCACAATCCCGACACGGAAACAGGAAATATTTTCAACTGCATCGGATAACCAGCCTTCCGTTGAGATCCATGTACTTCAGGGCAACCGGGACATGGCAGTCCATAACCGGACTATCGGCAAGTTTCATCTGGATGGTATTCCACCGGCAAGACGCGGAACTCCTCAAATCGAAGTTGCCTTCGATATTGATGCAGATGGCATCTTGAATGTGACCGCCAAGGACAAGGCGACAGGACGAGAGCAATCCATCCGGATTGAAGCATCCAGTGGACTTTCGGAGAGTGAGATTGAGCAAATGCGTCAGCAGGCAAAAGAGAATGCGGATGAAGACAAAAAACACCGGAAAGAGGTTGAGCTTCTTAACCAGGCAGACAGTCTGATCTACACCTCCAAGAATAACCTCTCGGAGTATGGGGAAAAACTCTCCGAAGACAAGAAGGCAAAGATCACCGGAGCCCTCGAGCGACTGGAGAGTCTGCACGAAGCCAAAAACTTCGATGAACTGGAAAGTGGTATTGAGCAGTTAAGTGAGGCTTGGGCTGCTGCCAGTGAGGAGATGTATGCAGCGCAGCAAGCTGCGGCGCAGGATGAAGCGGCTTCAGGGGAGCCGTCTGCAAACGGTCAGGCATCAGCAGACGATGTGATTGATGATGCTGATTTTGAGATCGTTGATGAGGAGGAGCCGGAAGGTAAATAATCTCCCACTCAATCAAGGTTAAACAGTCGCCGAGCGTTTGCGCAGGTAATCTCTGCCACCTCGGCAACTGTGCAACCTTTGACCTCCGCAACCTTTTGGGCAACCAATGCCGTCCAGGCTGGCTCATTCCGCTTTCCTCGATGCGGAACGGGAGACATATAAGGCGCATCGGTTTCCAGGACGATTTGGCTTAAGGGAATATCACGTATCATATCAGCCACACCTGAGTTCTTGAAGGTTACTGCGCCGCCGACTCCGATCAGAAAGCCCAATTCTGCCGCGGCTTCCGGGAGCCAATCCGGTCCGGTAAAGCAGTGAAAAATCCCTCGGGGACGGGCGTTGTCATTGGAAGGCAATTCACGCTCAAGTATCTGAACAGCATCACGATGCACCTGATCGCGATGCTGTTTATCTCTCAAGTGGATGATCAGTGGCAGATTTTTTTTCGCAGATAGCTGAATATGGCGGGCAAAGAATTCCGGCTGCCGCTCGTCGTAATACTTATCCCAGTAATAATCAAGCCCAGACTCCCCTACTGCAATCACATTCGGCTCATTGCATAAGCGGGTGATCTCATCAAAATCGTGATCCCCTGCCTCTGGAATGTGTGTTGGGTGAATGGCGGCCATCGCATAAATCCCTTCGTACCGTGCACACAGATCTAGCGCCTGATAGACCGATGGTACATCTACAGCAGGCAAAAGAATACGTTTTACTCCTGCCTCCTGTGCCCTCGATAGAACGACCTCCAGATCCTGCTGAAACCGATTATCGTAGAGATGTGCGTGCGTATCTATCAACATTGGAATCATTCTGAAAATTCACTCTCACTGATTGCGACGACGATGTTCTACGAAAACTAGCCCGAAGTTTGGTGACCTCACCGGAGGTTAAGCTGATCTGCGACAAGATCCCCAGCATGGAAGATTTCCAGCCTTTCAAGCGTGAAATTAGTGAATAAATATTCACCATCACGAATCCTTCACTTTCAAGATTTTTTTCGTATGTGGTGATGAAGGAAGCGGATCAATAAACGCTAACAATTTCACTCTCCAAGATCTGGACTACGGGCGCTAATTGCGTAAATTGGGAGCCATTTGGCTAAAACGATGCAATAACGCGGCTTACCATTTGCGACAAACAGGATGATACTCCTATCTTGTCCGTTGCACCGTAGAGTTGCGAACAACCTGGAGATTTAGAAGGGAATCACAGCATAGCGAACGGGTTTGCTATCTTCTCCAGTGCTTAACTTATGCCCATCAATAACCAAACTGATCAAAAATATGATCTGGACTAAACTGAGCAAACACACCGACTTGGGACTGCTCATCTTTCGGATAGGGTTCGGCTTTGGTATGCTGATCTTCCACGGCTGGGGTAAATTAGTGGGAGGCCCTGAAGCCTGGAATTCCGTCGGCCAATCTATGGAGAACTTTGGAATCGGCTTTGGGCATACCTTCTTTGGATTTATGGCTGCTTTTGCCGAGTCGATCGGAGCCATCTGTATCATTCTCGGGCTCTTCTATCGCCCCGCAGTCGCAATACTTGGATTCACTATGCTTGTCGCAACCCTGACACATGTCATCTCTGGGTCAGGTAGTCCAGCACATGCTTTCAAGAATTTCTTTGTCTGCGCAGGTAAGTTCCTGATTGGCCCAGGAAAATACAGCCTCGATCACAAGCTCTCTGGAAAAGTTGTGGGAGGTACCGCAATATTCGCGCTACTTTTTGTGGTGATCCCAGGTAGTGCCTTTGCACAGCACAGTACCGTCCATGATGAACTTACGATGCAAAGTGAAATTCTGGATTCGGAACGGAAATTTGCAGTCTACCTTCCACCCGATTACCACACAAGTGAACGTAGCTATCCAGCACTGTACTTATTGCATGGCGCCGGAGATGATCAGACCGGATGGATTCAGTTCGGCGAGGTCCGGCATATCGCAGACAAGGCCATTCGGGAAGGGAAGGCAACCCCTATGATCATCGTCATGCCGGATGCGAATACGGGAGTTCGAGGATATTTCAATGACGTGACCAACTCATGGCGCTATGAGGATTTCTTCTTTGAAGAACTGATCCCCCATGTAGAAGAGCGGTTTCGGATTAAACCCAAGAAACGCTATCGCGCCGTTGCTGGCCTCTCCATGGGCGGAGGAGGCTCATTTATTTATGCACTCCGCCGCCCCGAACTTTTTTCTTCTGCTGCCCCACTGAGCGCATGGGTTGGACCGAGTTCTGCTGAGGAATACAAGAGTACGATGGAGCGCTGGGGCAACGATCTGTCGGGCATCTCAGATGATGCAATTGAGGAATATGTCAAACGACACAATGCTGTCGAGTTGATCCGTACGTTACCAGAAGATGGGCTGCGGTCTGTTCGGTGGTTTATAGATTGCGGAGATGATGATTTTCTGTACGAAGGTAACTCGCTTGCGCATATTGAGCTGCGAAAACGTAGAATTCCACATGAGTTTCGTATTCGGGACGGTGGACACACATGGACCTACTGGCGTGACAGCCTTCCAGTTGTCCTTCACTTTGTCTCTCAAGCATTCCATCAGTACTGATTCAGTGCGACGGTTAGCTGACAAATGGTGATTTGGTCATCTGAAACTCCTCTTATTTCGGGCACAGCATCACTTAATCTGCTTATTGTGTCCCACTGAACAGACTTAAGAGCTCGGCAACGGTAATGTTGCCCATCTGTTGACTAAGTTTCGCATCGCGTATCGGGGCAATTGCCTCATCAAAGCGTCGCTTTTCGCTTTCTGAAAGATCAATAATGTGGACACCCGCCTCCTTTGCCATCCGCAAACCATTAGCACCTGAGCGAGCGAAGGCATCGGCTCCGGCCGTGGAGAGGGAGAGGTCCGCAACCTGATCTATCCATCCCTGTTCTTCTGGTGAAAGTGCTTCGTACACTCCCCGGTTCATTAACAGAGCGAATGGAAGTCCAGACAAAGGAAGCCAAGTCGTCAAGAAGTTAGCTGGCTCATGAAGCTGAAATGATTCAATTCCCGAAGGCGAAACCGCTACACCGTCGATGACGCCTGTTGTCAGACTCTGATGAAGGACCGTA
This genomic stretch from Rhodothermaceae bacterium harbors:
- a CDS encoding TatD family deoxyribonuclease; translated protein: MPMLIDTHAHLYDNRFQQDLEVVLSRAQEAGVKRILLPAVDVPSVYQALDLCARYEGIYAMAAIHPTHIPEAGDHDFDEITRLCNEPNVIAVGESGLDYYWDKYYDERQPEFFARHIQLSAKKNLPLIIHLRDKQHRDQVHRDAVQILERELPSNDNARPRGIFHCFTGPDWLPEAAAELGFLIGVGGAVTFKNSGVADMIRDIPLSQIVLETDAPYMSPVPHRGKRNEPAWTALVAQKVAEVKGCTVAEVAEITCANARRLFNLD
- a CDS encoding DoxX family membrane protein: MIWTKLSKHTDLGLLIFRIGFGFGMLIFHGWGKLVGGPEAWNSVGQSMENFGIGFGHTFFGFMAAFAESIGAICIILGLFYRPAVAILGFTMLVATLTHVISGSGSPAHAFKNFFVCAGKFLIGPGKYSLDHKLSGKVVGGTAIFALLFVVIPGSAFAQHSTVHDELTMQSEILDSERKFAVYLPPDYHTSERSYPALYLLHGAGDDQTGWIQFGEVRHIADKAIREGKATPMIIVMPDANTGVRGYFNDVTNSWRYEDFFFEELIPHVEERFRIKPKKRYRAVAGLSMGGGGSFIYALRRPELFSSAAPLSAWVGPSSAEEYKSTMERWGNDLSGISDDAIEEYVKRHNAVELIRTLPEDGLRSVRWFIDCGDDDFLYEGNSLAHIELRKRRIPHEFRIRDGGHTWTYWRDSLPVVLHFVSQAFHQY
- the dnaK gene encoding molecular chaperone DnaK, with the translated sequence MSKIIGIDLGTTNSVVSVLEGGEPKVIENAEGGRTTPSVVAFKKDGERLAGGPAKRQAVTNAENTVFSIKRFMGRAYDEVPGELKTVPYKVEKGENGTARVRIDDKLYSPQEISAMILQKLKSTAEDYLGEKVTEAVITVPAYYNDAQRKATKEAGKIAGLEVRRIINEPTAAALAYGLGKQDKDRTIAVYDLGGGTYDISILDLGGGVFEVKSTNGDTHLGGDDFDHKLIDYLADEFQKSEGVDLRADKMALQRLKEAAEKAKTELSSSSETSINLPFITATADGPKHLTTTLSRAKFEQLIGNLVQRTVAPMKQALEDAKLTRDQIDEVILVGGSTRIPLVQKTVEEFFGKAPNKSVNPDEVVAMGAAIQGGVLSQDIDDVLLLDVTPLNLGIETLGGVMTALIESNTTIPTRKQEIFSTASDNQPSVEIHVLQGNRDMAVHNRTIGKFHLDGIPPARRGTPQIEVAFDIDADGILNVTAKDKATGREQSIRIEASSGLSESEIEQMRQQAKENADEDKKHRKEVELLNQADSLIYTSKNNLSEYGEKLSEDKKAKITGALERLESLHEAKNFDELESGIEQLSEAWAAASEEMYAAQQAAAQDEAASGEPSANGQASADDVIDDADFEIVDEEEPEGK